A portion of the SAR86 cluster bacterium genome contains these proteins:
- a CDS encoding TonB-dependent receptor — MSESKSFYTLFLTLIFSFSLSISGNLFSAESDGTLEEIIVTAQKRDQAIIDTPIAVTALSGSMLDDLNMTSINDVGKFAPNLHITPASNSVTGAQVTIRGGATANLAISYESSVGVYLNGAFIGKGMGSLFDMVDIDRIEILRGPQGTLYGKNTTGGALNIITKDAAGDGSGSAKFTVGENGKRIAKVNFSPESNGPLKFSLGFRKEDYDGWIDNIADPLNSPFADQVNPAPSNDGFNMKDDTAVFITMNYEKDNFSLDYYYDANDLDRTGNFSQITSITPFGIMDPSPAAVAALGPFGLSFLGMAQYSCVTGCKKRQTVASNNNASRDDGESDGHSLIMTWDMGNYDIKSITTRRTFEANDSLDHDGSPISIARTERFIDYEATSQEIQLTGTNKAGNVNWVAGYYHFEDDGYTDNPQEFLMVFGPGGQKYDSQYGVETDADAIYGQFDWSPESAPSWTYTLGTRYTKEEKTGQRTFGILQNTTIPSFLLPLYPIPAGTEATEDFSNTIVNFIVSKAVNENVNVYAKRSEGWKAGAFNGETSDLTAATNAFKPQSTTSLEFGLKTTFGEGKGAFNLAVFQDTHEDKQEFIFLATNAAESIVRNFGEQEISGIEAELYYQATPNLYIQASIGTLDPQYNEAFDDTGKDVKDIYEHPFTAEFTSMFTIDYNFGAGARGTPGIRLDAFHSDDYTSFPDTYAATVTRTDPHDIIDIRLYLNDFALGDNMTGDIALWGRNITNDDFHYTGYDFGGFGWTNNMFFPPAEYGLDFTIRW; from the coding sequence ATGAGTGAATCTAAATCTTTTTATACTTTGTTTTTAACGCTAATTTTTTCTTTTTCCTTATCTATAAGTGGGAATTTATTTTCTGCTGAATCAGATGGAACTTTAGAAGAAATAATAGTAACCGCTCAAAAAAGAGATCAGGCTATTATTGATACGCCCATTGCTGTTACAGCATTGTCAGGATCTATGCTTGATGATTTAAATATGACTAGCATTAATGATGTTGGTAAATTTGCTCCAAACCTTCATATAACTCCAGCTTCGAATAGTGTAACCGGAGCTCAGGTTACAATCAGAGGAGGGGCAACTGCAAACCTTGCAATATCTTATGAAAGTTCAGTGGGTGTCTACTTAAACGGGGCTTTTATAGGAAAAGGGATGGGAAGCCTTTTTGATATGGTTGATATAGATAGAATAGAAATTCTAAGAGGGCCCCAAGGCACACTATATGGAAAGAATACGACTGGTGGAGCGCTAAATATTATAACCAAGGATGCCGCTGGAGATGGAAGCGGTTCAGCTAAGTTTACAGTTGGTGAAAATGGAAAAAGAATTGCAAAGGTTAATTTTAGCCCTGAATCTAATGGACCTCTTAAGTTTTCTTTAGGATTTAGAAAAGAAGATTATGATGGTTGGATAGACAACATAGCTGATCCTCTAAATAGTCCATTTGCAGATCAAGTTAACCCGGCTCCATCTAATGATGGGTTTAACATGAAAGACGATACGGCAGTTTTCATAACCATGAATTATGAGAAAGATAATTTTAGTTTAGATTATTATTATGATGCAAATGATCTAGACAGAACTGGTAATTTTTCTCAAATAACTTCCATAACTCCTTTTGGTATAATGGATCCAAGTCCAGCAGCAGTAGCTGCTTTAGGTCCTTTTGGATTATCTTTTTTAGGCATGGCTCAATACAGTTGCGTAACTGGCTGTAAAAAAAGACAAACTGTAGCTAGTAATAATAATGCTTCAAGAGATGATGGTGAATCCGATGGACATTCTTTAATCATGACCTGGGACATGGGTAATTATGATATAAAATCAATTACTACTAGAAGAACTTTTGAGGCTAATGACAGTCTTGATCATGATGGTTCTCCTATTTCTATAGCAAGAACTGAAAGATTTATAGACTATGAAGCAACATCACAAGAAATCCAATTAACTGGCACAAATAAAGCGGGTAATGTCAATTGGGTTGCAGGGTATTATCATTTTGAAGATGATGGCTATACAGACAATCCTCAAGAATTTTTAATGGTTTTTGGTCCAGGCGGTCAAAAGTATGATAGTCAATATGGAGTTGAAACAGATGCAGATGCTATATATGGACAATTTGATTGGTCTCCAGAATCAGCACCTTCATGGACTTATACCTTAGGAACAAGGTATACAAAAGAAGAAAAAACAGGACAAAGGACTTTTGGTATTTTACAGAATACTACGATCCCATCTTTCTTACTTCCTTTGTATCCAATTCCAGCAGGCACTGAAGCCACAGAAGATTTCAGCAATACTATTGTTAATTTCATAGTTTCTAAGGCAGTTAATGAAAATGTAAATGTTTATGCTAAGAGATCTGAAGGATGGAAAGCAGGAGCCTTTAACGGAGAGACTAGTGATTTAACAGCTGCAACAAATGCTTTTAAACCTCAATCTACAACTTCTTTAGAGTTTGGACTCAAAACAACTTTTGGAGAAGGCAAAGGTGCATTTAATCTAGCAGTATTTCAAGATACTCATGAAGATAAACAAGAATTTATCTTTTTAGCAACGAATGCAGCAGAATCTATTGTAAGAAATTTTGGAGAACAAGAGATCTCAGGAATAGAGGCTGAATTATATTATCAAGCAACTCCCAACTTATACATTCAAGCTTCAATAGGAACTTTAGATCCGCAATATAATGAAGCTTTTGATGACACAGGTAAAGATGTTAAAGATATTTATGAACATCCTTTTACTGCTGAGTTTACTTCAATGTTCACCATAGATTATAATTTTGGAGCTGGCGCTCGCGGTACACCAGGGATAAGACTTGATGCTTTTCATAGCGATGATTATACAAGTTTCCCTGATACTTATGCTGCAACTGTGACTAGAACAGATCCTCATGACATCATTGACATAAGACTTTATCTAAATGACTTCGCTCTTGGCGATAATATGACCGGAGATATAGCTTTATGGGGTAGAAACATAACTAATGATGACTTCCACTATACAGGGTATGATTTTGGGGGATTTGGTTGGACAAATAATATGTTCTTTCCTCCTGCGGAGTATGGTTTAGATTTCACAATTAGATGGTAG
- a CDS encoding acyl-CoA/acyl-ACP dehydrogenase, with the protein MEFAFTEEQELLKESAKSFLTEHSNSLKIREAMNSSLVYDQEVWKKISQDMGWLALLIPEEYEGIGLSWVDLSALLEEMGYFLLCSPFHSTICLGVTCLMNAGNLEQKAHYLPEVAKGNLLLTLACLEPGGDWSPEGISSSYIKRDNKYFITGTKKYVPYGHAANKLIVASRVKGSLGPRGITLFLIDSNTKNLDISKLTTMDQTRPQSSIILDEVEVSEESVIGEEEKGWEILDKVRSFGALGSSAEQVGGAQRTLDMTCEYVLEREQFGRKVGSFQSIKHRLADMMVLVESARSAIYYASCIAESDTREFEESVSISKSYCSEAFFKCAADAIQLHGGVGFTWEYDTHLFFKRAKSSEIYFGDPSFHKNKISNLLGI; encoded by the coding sequence ATGGAATTTGCATTCACAGAAGAGCAAGAATTATTGAAAGAAAGTGCAAAATCTTTCTTAACAGAGCATTCTAATTCACTTAAAATTCGTGAGGCAATGAACTCTTCCCTTGTTTATGATCAAGAAGTTTGGAAAAAAATTTCACAAGATATGGGTTGGTTAGCTTTATTAATTCCTGAGGAATATGAAGGGATAGGATTGTCTTGGGTTGACTTAAGCGCTTTACTAGAGGAAATGGGATATTTCTTATTATGTAGTCCTTTTCATTCAACCATCTGTTTAGGGGTAACTTGTTTAATGAATGCTGGAAATTTAGAACAAAAAGCTCATTATTTACCTGAAGTAGCAAAAGGAAACTTGTTATTAACTCTAGCTTGTCTTGAGCCAGGTGGAGATTGGTCGCCTGAAGGAATTAGTTCTTCATATATAAAAAGAGATAATAAATATTTTATAACAGGAACAAAGAAATATGTTCCCTATGGTCATGCAGCTAATAAACTAATAGTAGCATCTAGGGTTAAGGGTTCTTTGGGACCTAGAGGAATAACTCTTTTCTTAATAGATTCAAATACAAAAAATTTAGACATATCTAAATTAACCACTATGGATCAAACAAGACCCCAATCTTCAATTATCTTAGACGAAGTTGAGGTTTCTGAGGAATCTGTTATTGGAGAAGAAGAGAAGGGTTGGGAAATTCTAGATAAAGTTAGATCCTTCGGAGCTTTAGGTAGCTCAGCAGAACAAGTAGGAGGGGCTCAGAGAACCTTAGATATGACATGCGAATATGTTTTAGAAAGAGAGCAATTTGGAAGAAAAGTAGGTAGTTTTCAATCTATCAAGCATCGCTTAGCAGATATGATGGTTTTAGTAGAATCCGCAAGGTCCGCTATATATTATGCCTCATGTATAGCTGAATCTGATACAAGGGAATTTGAAGAATCTGTATCTATATCAAAGTCTTATTGCTCTGAAGCGTTTTTTAAGTGTGCCGCTGATGCCATACAACTCCATGGTGGTGTTGGTTTTACTTGGGAGTATGATACTCATCTTTTTTTTAAAAGAGCTAAGTCATCCGAAATTTATTTTGGAGATCCTTCTTTCCATAAAAATAAAATTTCTAACCTTCTAGGTATTTAG
- a CDS encoding fumarylacetoacetate hydrolase family protein: protein MIDQEYKEIALKLYDALKDQYCLEPLTNTYQDISITDAYKISRNFLQRRMDDGDRLVGKKIGVTSKVVQEMLGVHQPDFGFLTSSMQYSNNAKIKIEDLLIQPRAEGEIAFILSNDLSGPGISDQDVKDSTESIVPCFEIVDSRIKDWNIKIEDTIADNASCGVFVLGNERIDVTNLNLADLELKMYKNNKLISSGKGSAVQGNPYKAVAWLANTLGELGIPFLSGEIILSGSLVPLEPVEAGDKMRLTLGDLGSAELEFI from the coding sequence GTGATAGATCAAGAATATAAAGAAATAGCGTTAAAACTATATGATGCCTTAAAAGATCAATATTGTTTAGAACCTCTTACTAATACCTATCAAGATATTTCAATAACGGATGCTTATAAAATTTCTAGAAACTTCTTACAAAGAAGGATGGATGATGGAGATAGATTAGTTGGAAAGAAGATAGGAGTCACTTCTAAAGTAGTGCAGGAAATGTTGGGAGTTCACCAACCTGATTTTGGATTCTTAACTTCTTCTATGCAATATTCAAATAATGCAAAGATTAAAATTGAAGATCTATTGATTCAACCAAGGGCTGAAGGTGAAATAGCCTTTATTTTATCTAACGATCTTTCTGGTCCAGGTATATCAGATCAAGACGTTAAAGATTCAACTGAGAGTATTGTTCCTTGTTTTGAAATTGTTGATTCCAGGATTAAAGATTGGAACATTAAAATTGAAGATACGATTGCAGATAACGCATCTTGTGGAGTTTTTGTTCTTGGAAATGAAAGAATAGACGTAACAAATCTCAATCTAGCAGACTTAGAACTAAAGATGTATAAAAATAATAAACTAATTAGTAGCGGAAAAGGAAGCGCAGTTCAAGGAAATCCTTACAAGGCAGTAGCATGGTTAGCTAATACGCTAGGTGAACTTGGCATCCCTTTCCTTTCTGGAGAAATAATCTTATCTGGATCTTTAGTTCCTTTAGAGCCGGTAGAGGCAGGTGATAAGATGAGACTTACTTTGGGCGATTTAGGAAGTGCAGAACTTGAATTTATTTAA
- a CDS encoding acyl-CoA dehydrogenase family protein: MKIEFTPQEEEFRKEISTWLKENLSGKFSSVMGRGGSGDQTGLFSERVKWEQHMGANGWTCISWPKEYGGREASINEQVIFYEEYTRAGGPGRVGHIGETLAGPTILSFGTKDQKERFLPKIRLGQEYWCQGYSEPSAGSDLSAVQTKAELINGKWKINGQKIWTSLAQESDWIFILCRTTPKSKGRDGLSYILAPMDQKGITVRPIKQMTGESEFNEVFFDDAEANANDLIGEVGKGWQVAMGTLGFERGASTLGQQMAFEQEFETVLAIAKENGKSNDPLIRNQISEAWIGLKIMRYNALRMLSNNEDGILSREAMLSKLYWATWHRNLGKLAMDVLGMESEIGEEGNYNLSELQKLFLFTRADTIYAGTNQIQRNIISERALGMPKEPRGNSSS; the protein is encoded by the coding sequence GTGAAGATAGAATTTACTCCTCAAGAGGAAGAATTTAGAAAGGAAATTTCCACCTGGCTTAAAGAAAATTTATCTGGAAAATTCAGTTCAGTCATGGGTAGGGGTGGTTCCGGAGATCAAACTGGATTATTTTCTGAAAGAGTAAAATGGGAGCAGCATATGGGCGCTAATGGATGGACTTGTATTAGTTGGCCAAAAGAATATGGAGGTCGAGAAGCTAGCATCAATGAGCAAGTAATTTTTTATGAAGAATATACTCGCGCCGGAGGCCCAGGGCGGGTTGGGCACATCGGCGAAACCTTAGCGGGCCCTACAATTTTGAGCTTTGGGACTAAAGATCAAAAGGAAAGGTTTTTACCTAAGATACGTTTAGGACAGGAATATTGGTGTCAAGGCTATTCTGAACCTTCAGCAGGATCCGATCTTTCTGCCGTTCAAACTAAAGCAGAGTTGATTAATGGTAAATGGAAAATTAATGGTCAAAAGATTTGGACTTCTCTAGCTCAGGAATCAGATTGGATATTCATTTTATGCAGAACTACACCAAAATCAAAAGGTAGAGATGGCTTGTCTTATATTCTTGCGCCAATGGATCAAAAAGGAATAACTGTAAGACCAATAAAGCAAATGACCGGCGAGTCTGAGTTTAATGAAGTCTTTTTCGATGATGCCGAAGCCAATGCAAATGATTTAATTGGAGAAGTTGGTAAGGGCTGGCAAGTTGCTATGGGAACTTTAGGTTTTGAGAGAGGAGCATCTACATTGGGACAACAAATGGCATTTGAACAAGAGTTTGAAACTGTTTTAGCAATAGCTAAAGAAAATGGAAAATCTAACGATCCATTGATACGTAATCAGATTTCCGAAGCTTGGATAGGTTTAAAAATCATGAGATATAATGCATTGAGAATGTTAAGCAATAATGAAGATGGAATTCTATCCAGAGAAGCCATGCTATCTAAATTATATTGGGCAACTTGGCATAGGAATTTAGGAAAATTAGCAATGGACGTTTTGGGAATGGAATCTGAAATAGGAGAAGAAGGTAACTACAATTTATCAGAACTACAGAAATTATTTCTTTTTACGAGGGCTGATACTATTTATGCTGGAACTAATCAAATACAAAGAAATATTATAAGCGAACGTGCATTAGGAATGCCAAAAGAACCAAGGGGAAACAGTTCATCATGA
- a CDS encoding SDR family oxidoreductase, translated as MTDLSKPPPYPESHDLLKGKNIVVTAAAGTGIGFATAKRCIEEGGNVLISDIHEKRLNESAIKLNKDTGYTPRTFVCDVTNSLQADNLISEAHKILGPIDILINNAGLGGFSSVREMTDTQWEKVLNVSLTGTFKVSRAVLNHMEKNKNGVIINNASVLGWRAQANQSHYSAAKAGIMAFTRSSAIEAAEFGVRINAVSPSIAIHEHLSKTNSQDLLDELSSQEVFGRAAEPWEIANVIIFLASDYSSYMTGETISVSSQHP; from the coding sequence ATGACAGATTTATCTAAACCACCTCCTTATCCCGAATCCCATGACCTTTTAAAAGGTAAAAATATAGTTGTAACTGCAGCTGCTGGTACAGGTATTGGCTTTGCAACGGCTAAGAGATGCATTGAAGAAGGGGGAAATGTTCTTATCAGTGATATTCATGAAAAAAGATTAAATGAATCAGCTATAAAATTAAATAAAGACACAGGTTATACTCCTCGCACTTTTGTGTGTGACGTAACAAATTCTCTTCAGGCAGATAATCTAATATCAGAAGCGCATAAGATCCTAGGTCCAATAGATATCTTGATTAATAATGCTGGCCTAGGAGGTTTTTCTTCAGTTAGAGAAATGACAGATACCCAATGGGAAAAAGTATTAAACGTGTCCTTAACTGGAACTTTTAAGGTTTCTAGAGCAGTATTAAATCATATGGAAAAGAATAAAAATGGAGTGATTATCAATAATGCTTCCGTTCTTGGATGGAGGGCACAAGCAAACCAATCTCATTATTCTGCAGCTAAAGCTGGAATTATGGCTTTCACTAGGTCTTCTGCAATTGAAGCGGCAGAGTTTGGAGTAAGAATAAATGCAGTATCCCCCAGTATAGCTATCCACGAGCATCTTTCAAAAACAAATAGCCAAGATTTATTAGATGAATTATCTTCCCAAGAAGTGTTTGGAAGGGCCGCAGAACCATGGGAGATAGCAAATGTAATTATTTTCTTAGCAAGTGATTATTCAAGTTATATGACTGGAGAAACTATCTCAGTAAGCAGTCAGCATCCTTAA